In Janthinobacterium rivuli, a single genomic region encodes these proteins:
- the aqpZ gene encoding aquaporin Z, whose protein sequence is MKQYGAEFLGTFWLVLGGCGSAVLAAAFPGLGIGFVGVALAFGLTVLTMAYAIGHISGCHLNPAVSIGLWAGGRFPANKLLPYIIAQVLGAIVAGGVLYVIASGQAGFDVSKGFASNGFGAHSPGGYSMLSALVIEIVLTMFFLIVILGATDKRAPAGFAPLPIGLALTLIHLISIPVTNTSVNPARSTGVALYVGDWATSQLWLFWLAPIIGALLGALAYRLIAGEKE, encoded by the coding sequence ATGAAACAATATGGCGCCGAATTTCTCGGCACGTTCTGGCTGGTCCTGGGCGGTTGCGGCAGCGCCGTGCTGGCCGCCGCCTTTCCGGGCCTCGGCATCGGCTTTGTCGGCGTGGCGCTGGCGTTTGGCCTGACGGTGCTGACCATGGCTTACGCCATCGGCCACATCTCGGGCTGTCACCTGAATCCCGCCGTCTCGATCGGCCTGTGGGCCGGCGGCCGTTTCCCCGCCAATAAACTTTTGCCGTACATCATCGCGCAAGTGCTGGGCGCCATCGTGGCCGGCGGCGTGCTGTACGTGATCGCCAGCGGCCAGGCCGGCTTCGATGTCAGCAAGGGCTTTGCCTCGAACGGCTTCGGCGCCCATTCGCCGGGCGGCTATTCGATGCTGTCGGCCCTGGTCATTGAAATCGTGCTGACGATGTTCTTCCTGATCGTCATCCTGGGCGCCACCGACAAGCGCGCGCCGGCCGGCTTCGCCCCGCTGCCGATCGGCCTGGCGCTGACGCTGATCCACCTGATCAGCATTCCCGTCACCAATACCTCCGTCAACCCGGCCCGCAGCACGGGCGTGGCCCTGTACGTGGGCGACTGGGCCACCAGCCAGCTGTGGCTGTTCTGGCTGGCACCGATCATCGGCGCCTTGCTGGGCGCGCTGGCCTACCGCTTGATCGCTGGCGAAAAAGAGTAG
- a CDS encoding TonB-dependent siderophore receptor: MSLAIHSKPRIKRMAHAIQLVFIGSALLLNAQAPALAQESATAPATSQDFQVPAGDLAAALRQVASQSRVILSFTPEQTRGKTSAGLSGRHDVLAALNGVLRGTGLKAERSANGSFVLRPADAAAGGEALSMMPEVSVKAQQDATEGSGAYVSTLPIATATPLGLSVKETPQSVSVITQQRMQDQGLSTIAQVMAQTPGITLYSLGSERTGFTSRGYSISNYQLDGVSTHSETMGLNAIPSQSLADMALYDRIEVLRGASGLMTGAGDASGAINMVRKKPTAQFQASVEGELGSHDERRAMADIAGPLNEAGTVRGRLVTVYEEGDSIVDGYNRDKKVVYGVVEADLSADTKLTAGVTHQRKRTNGSLSYLGFPLFYSNGAMTDLPRSFSPAAKSNRFDTNSTDLFATVEHALANDWKLKISANRVQSSQEERAVYLSVSGGLPDQATGDGLRLNADYRDYQLQINSVDVNVRGPFSAFGRQHELVLGMDYSEFQSTTDARFDKSIERTPANLYRWNRTATPVFGGTYGTNDSTRRQASVYAATRLHLSERLKLIAGAKVLRYDENYISNTPAESYYNAAPASESRVVTPYGGLVFDIDGTHSAYASYSTIHQPQASQDRYGQLLAPREGKTLEAGVKSGWLDGRLNTAAALYQIRQNNLAESDPGYYVPGTQNFASRAIKGAKTQGVDLEATGALTPDWNISASWSYSQTENNEGKAILGTFPRHLVKLWTTYRLPGELHRLTVGGGMNWQSRVYSDIDAWQIKSTLHWEQKAYSVASLMARYDVNDKLSATVNVSNLFDKQYTASISDWWYSGMYGPARKVALSVRYQF; the protein is encoded by the coding sequence ATGTCTCTTGCCATTCATTCCAAGCCGCGCATCAAGCGCATGGCGCATGCCATTCAACTCGTCTTCATCGGTTCGGCCCTGCTGCTGAACGCCCAGGCGCCAGCCCTGGCGCAGGAAAGCGCCACAGCGCCAGCCACCAGTCAGGATTTCCAGGTGCCGGCCGGCGACCTGGCAGCGGCGCTGCGCCAGGTCGCCAGCCAGTCGCGGGTCATTCTCAGCTTCACGCCGGAACAGACGCGCGGCAAGACGTCGGCCGGCTTGAGCGGCCGCCACGACGTGCTGGCCGCCCTGAACGGCGTGCTGCGCGGCACGGGCCTGAAGGCCGAGCGCAGCGCCAATGGCAGCTTTGTCCTGCGTCCGGCCGATGCGGCGGCCGGTGGCGAAGCGCTGTCGATGATGCCGGAAGTGTCGGTCAAGGCGCAGCAGGATGCGACGGAAGGCTCGGGCGCGTATGTCTCCACCCTGCCGATCGCCACGGCCACGCCGCTGGGCCTGTCCGTGAAGGAAACGCCGCAATCGGTCAGCGTCATCACGCAGCAGCGCATGCAGGATCAGGGCTTGAGCACGATTGCGCAAGTGATGGCGCAAACGCCGGGCATCACCCTGTATTCGCTGGGCAGCGAACGCACGGGCTTTACTTCGCGCGGCTATTCGATCAGCAATTACCAGCTCGACGGCGTCAGCACGCACTCGGAAACCATGGGCCTCAATGCGATACCGTCGCAAAGCCTGGCCGACATGGCGCTATACGACCGCATCGAAGTGCTGCGCGGCGCCTCGGGCCTGATGACGGGTGCGGGCGATGCCTCGGGCGCCATCAACATGGTGCGCAAGAAGCCGACGGCGCAGTTCCAGGCGTCCGTCGAAGGCGAGCTGGGTTCCCACGATGAGCGGCGCGCCATGGCCGACATCGCGGGTCCGCTGAACGAGGCAGGCACCGTGCGCGGCCGCCTGGTGACGGTGTACGAGGAAGGCGACAGCATCGTCGACGGCTACAACCGCGACAAGAAAGTGGTCTACGGCGTGGTCGAGGCGGATCTGTCCGCCGACACGAAGCTGACGGCTGGCGTCACGCACCAGCGCAAGCGCACGAATGGATCGTTGTCCTACCTGGGCTTCCCCCTGTTCTACAGCAATGGCGCCATGACGGACCTGCCCCGCTCGTTCAGCCCGGCGGCCAAATCGAACCGCTTCGACACCAATTCGACCGACCTCTTCGCCACTGTGGAACACGCGCTGGCAAACGACTGGAAGCTGAAAATATCGGCCAACCGCGTGCAGTCGTCGCAGGAAGAGCGCGCCGTCTACCTGAGCGTCAGTGGCGGCTTGCCCGACCAGGCCACGGGCGATGGCCTGCGCTTGAACGCCGACTACCGCGACTACCAGCTCCAGATCAACAGCGTGGATGTCAATGTGCGCGGACCGTTCAGCGCATTCGGCCGCCAGCACGAACTGGTGCTGGGCATGGATTACAGCGAATTTCAAAGCACGACGGATGCCCGTTTCGACAAAAGCATCGAGCGCACGCCCGCCAACCTGTACCGCTGGAATCGCACGGCGACGCCCGTGTTTGGCGGCACCTATGGCACCAACGACAGCACGCGCCGCCAGGCCAGCGTGTATGCCGCCACGCGCCTCCATCTCTCCGAGCGCCTGAAATTGATCGCCGGGGCAAAAGTGCTGCGCTACGACGAAAATTACATCTCGAACACGCCTGCCGAGTCCTATTACAACGCGGCGCCAGCCTCGGAAAGCCGCGTCGTCACGCCGTATGGCGGCCTGGTGTTCGACATCGACGGCACGCACAGCGCCTACGCCAGCTACTCCACCATCCATCAGCCGCAAGCATCGCAGGACCGCTATGGCCAGCTGCTGGCGCCGCGCGAAGGCAAGACCCTGGAAGCGGGCGTCAAGAGCGGCTGGCTCGATGGGCGCCTGAACACGGCCGCCGCGCTGTACCAGATCCGCCAGAACAACCTGGCCGAGTCGGATCCAGGTTACTACGTGCCTGGCACCCAAAATTTCGCCAGCCGCGCCATCAAGGGCGCCAAAACCCAGGGCGTGGACCTGGAAGCGACGGGCGCCCTGACGCCGGACTGGAACATCTCGGCCTCGTGGTCGTACAGCCAGACGGAAAACAATGAAGGCAAGGCCATCCTGGGCACCTTCCCGCGCCACCTGGTGAAACTGTGGACCACTTACCGCCTGCCCGGCGAGCTGCATCGCCTGACGGTGGGCGGCGGCATGAACTGGCAGAGCCGCGTGTATTCCGACATCGACGCATGGCAGATCAAGAGTACCCTGCACTGGGAACAGAAGGCCTACTCGGTGGCCAGCCTGATGGCGCGCTACGACGTCAACGACAAGCTGTCGGCCACCGTCAACGTGTCCAACCTGTTCGACAAGCAGTACACGGCCTCGATCTCGGACTGGTGGTACTCGGGCATGTATGGCCCGGCGCGCAAGGTGGCATTAAGCGTGCGCTATCAATTCTAG
- the cysS gene encoding cysteine--tRNA ligase: MTLHLYDTYSRSLRPFETIAPGQAGLYACGPTVYDYAHIGNLRTYLFVDGLRRALEFNGLQVRHVMNITDVGHLTSDADSGDDKIEARSARSGKSAWDIAAEFTRAFEDDLHALNILPPTVWCRATDHIAEQIAFILDLEAKGYTYRTDDGIYFDTTRQDSYGKLARLNRDGLQAGKRVDLGEKRDICDFALWKFSGVPGQRQMEWDSPWGLGFPGWHIECSAMAEKHLGAYFDIHCGGEDHVAVHHSNEIAQTEARHGTRLANFWLHGAFLKTQDAKMSKSSGEFLRLQSLVEQGVDPLAYRYLCLGAHYRSSLNFTDEALRAASSGLARLRVSVHGLGQADSEAAPDLAWLARFAAQINDDLNFPRALAMAWELLKSELPDAVKKATMARFDAALGLDLLAWQPAQVAVPQPVQAWMAERAIARAQRQWAEADRLRALARAAGYDIDDTPQGQQARPL; this comes from the coding sequence ATGACACTTCATTTGTACGACACGTATAGCCGCAGCCTGCGGCCCTTCGAGACCATCGCCCCGGGCCAGGCGGGCCTGTACGCCTGCGGCCCCACGGTCTACGATTACGCGCACATCGGCAACCTGCGCACCTATCTGTTCGTCGACGGCTTGCGCCGCGCGCTCGAATTCAACGGCTTGCAAGTGCGCCACGTGATGAACATCACGGACGTGGGCCATCTGACGTCGGATGCGGACAGCGGCGACGACAAGATCGAGGCGCGCAGCGCCCGCAGCGGCAAGTCGGCCTGGGATATCGCCGCTGAATTCACGCGCGCGTTTGAGGATGACCTGCACGCGCTGAATATCCTGCCGCCCACCGTCTGGTGCCGCGCCACCGACCACATCGCCGAGCAGATTGCCTTCATCCTCGACCTGGAAGCGAAGGGCTACACTTACCGCACGGACGACGGCATTTATTTCGACACGACGCGCCAGGACAGTTATGGAAAACTGGCACGCCTGAACCGCGACGGCCTGCAGGCGGGGAAAAGGGTCGACCTGGGAGAAAAACGCGACATCTGCGACTTCGCGCTGTGGAAGTTCAGCGGCGTGCCGGGACAGCGGCAAATGGAGTGGGACAGTCCGTGGGGCCTGGGTTTTCCGGGCTGGCATATCGAGTGCTCGGCCATGGCGGAAAAGCACCTGGGCGCGTATTTCGACATCCATTGCGGCGGCGAAGACCATGTGGCCGTCCACCACAGCAACGAGATCGCGCAAACGGAAGCGCGCCACGGCACGCGCCTGGCCAACTTCTGGCTGCACGGCGCCTTCCTGAAAACACAGGACGCGAAGATGTCGAAATCGTCGGGCGAATTTTTGCGTTTGCAAAGCCTGGTGGAGCAGGGCGTCGATCCGCTGGCCTACCGCTACCTGTGCCTGGGCGCCCACTACCGCAGCAGCCTCAATTTCACGGACGAAGCCCTGCGCGCCGCCAGCAGCGGCCTGGCGCGCCTGCGGGTCAGCGTACATGGGCTGGGCCAGGCGGATAGTGAGGCCGCTCCTGATCTTGCATGGCTGGCGCGCTTCGCGGCGCAGATCAACGATGACCTGAACTTTCCACGCGCCCTGGCCATGGCCTGGGAACTGTTGAAAAGCGAGCTGCCGGATGCCGTCAAAAAGGCCACCATGGCCCGTTTCGATGCGGCCCTGGGACTCGATCTGCTGGCCTGGCAGCCAGCGCAGGTGGCAGTGCCGCAGCCGGTGCAGGCATGGATGGCGGAACGGGCCATCGCCCGCGCGCAGCGCCAGTGGGCCGAGGCGGACCGTTTGCGTGCACTGGCGCGCGCGGCCGGCTATGACATCGACGATACGCCGCAGGGGCAACAGGCGCGGCCTTTGTGA
- a CDS encoding AraC family transcriptional regulator has product MYTQPLVQTHPDGVPFSRSTSSHDYQHVPRPVTAMSRQYAAGDYTAPHSHVRAQLLYATEGVMRVSTEHGVWILPPRRALLIPVGVVHEVHILSELSMRTVYIDAQVAAPYGDDCKVLEVSRLLRELILALLAEPVEYALAGRGDWLAHLILSELAAADTVPLAIPWPRDRRLVAVCSAIMSAPGSRRSIEEWAQDAGASARTLIRLFPKETGLHYRQWLQQVHLAEAFCRLDRGEGVAAIAYALGYASPSAFSAMFRRILGRTPQHYLSEWRAAD; this is encoded by the coding sequence ATGTACACCCAACCACTCGTCCAGACCCATCCCGACGGCGTGCCGTTCAGCCGCAGCACCAGCTCGCACGATTACCAGCACGTGCCGCGCCCCGTGACGGCCATGTCCAGGCAATATGCGGCCGGCGACTACACGGCGCCGCACAGCCACGTGCGGGCGCAGCTGCTGTATGCGACGGAAGGCGTGATGCGCGTGTCCACCGAACACGGCGTGTGGATCTTGCCGCCGCGGCGCGCCCTGCTGATCCCCGTGGGCGTCGTGCATGAAGTCCACATCTTGAGCGAACTGAGCATGCGCACCGTGTACATCGATGCGCAAGTGGCGGCCCCGTATGGCGACGATTGCAAGGTGCTGGAAGTGAGCCGGCTGTTGCGCGAGCTGATCCTGGCCTTGCTGGCCGAACCGGTCGAATATGCGCTGGCGGGGCGCGGCGACTGGCTGGCGCACCTGATCCTGTCGGAACTGGCAGCGGCCGATACCGTACCCCTCGCCATCCCCTGGCCGCGCGACCGGCGCCTGGTGGCCGTCTGCTCGGCCATCATGAGCGCGCCCGGCAGCCGGCGCAGCATCGAAGAGTGGGCGCAGGATGCGGGCGCCAGCGCGCGCACCCTGATCCGTTTATTCCCCAAGGAGACGGGCTTGCACTACCGCCAATGGCTGCAGCAAGTCCACCTGGCCGAGGCCTTCTGCCGCCTGGACCGGGGCGAAGGCGTGGCGGCCATCGCCTATGCGCTGGGCTACGCCAGCCCCAGCGCCTTCAGCGCCATGTTCCGCCGCATCCTGGGCCGCACGCCGCAACACTACCTGAGCGAGTGGCGCGCCGCCGACTAA
- a CDS encoding acid phosphatase, with amino-acid sequence MKDLAPALPADPADQPANPSRRRIFQAASAVGLAASLPALADAAPAKKTIAKGSLDAKLKAHVKNVVVIYLENRSFNNLFANFPGTSAPLSAVTAEQAQQLDRDGKPLATLPKIWGGLVPNQQNIGGIDYLIKEEQISGLPNAPYKLSDAAGKPLPESIITRDLVHRFYNNQMQINGGKNDGFAAWADSGGLVMGHYGETSKNLNLWQIAEQYTLCDNFFMAAFGGSYMNHQFLVTGRANEYFNASETAAKKKIAVLSDGPQGVRLAISPDCPASALDGKPKYVNDGALTPDGYAVNTMAPPYQPSYIRPAFDGDPLHADPADANTLPPQTYDTIGDLLSRKGVSWAWYGGGWQAALDHKGGGSKPNFQFHHQPLNYFKQFAPGTAARAEHLRDGGTGDSPISNKFLAAAVAGKLPAVTFYKPQGNLNLHAGYSDIESGDQHVANVIQHLKESPQWKDMIVVITFDENGGWWDHVAPPKGDRWGPGTRIPAIVISPYAKKGAVDHSFYDTTSILRLITRLHDLPLLEGLKVRNDAFASRGALPPGDLTGALSFR; translated from the coding sequence GTGAAGGACCTCGCCCCCGCCCTGCCAGCCGATCCGGCCGACCAACCCGCCAATCCCTCGCGCCGGCGCATTTTCCAGGCCGCTTCCGCAGTCGGCCTGGCCGCCAGCCTGCCAGCGCTGGCCGACGCCGCGCCAGCAAAAAAGACCATCGCCAAGGGTTCGCTCGACGCGAAACTCAAGGCGCACGTCAAGAACGTGGTCGTGATCTACCTGGAAAACCGCAGCTTCAACAACCTGTTCGCCAACTTCCCCGGCACCAGCGCGCCCCTGTCCGCCGTCACGGCCGAACAGGCGCAGCAGCTGGACCGCGACGGCAAGCCGCTGGCCACCCTGCCGAAGATCTGGGGCGGCCTCGTGCCGAACCAGCAAAATATCGGCGGCATCGATTATCTGATCAAGGAAGAGCAGATTTCCGGCCTGCCGAACGCGCCCTACAAATTGAGCGACGCAGCCGGCAAGCCCCTGCCCGAGAGCATCATCACGCGCGACCTCGTGCACCGCTTCTATAACAACCAGATGCAGATCAACGGCGGCAAGAACGACGGCTTTGCCGCGTGGGCCGACAGCGGCGGCCTGGTGATGGGCCACTACGGCGAAACGTCGAAAAACCTGAACCTGTGGCAGATCGCCGAGCAGTACACCCTGTGCGACAACTTCTTCATGGCGGCCTTCGGCGGCTCCTACATGAACCACCAGTTCCTGGTGACGGGCCGCGCCAACGAATACTTCAATGCTTCCGAGACGGCAGCGAAGAAAAAGATCGCCGTGCTGTCCGACGGCCCGCAAGGCGTGCGCCTGGCCATTTCGCCCGACTGCCCCGCCTCCGCGCTGGACGGCAAGCCGAAATACGTCAATGATGGCGCCCTCACGCCGGACGGCTACGCCGTCAACACCATGGCGCCGCCATATCAACCGAGCTATATCCGCCCCGCCTTCGACGGCGACCCGCTGCATGCCGACCCGGCGGACGCGAATACCCTGCCGCCGCAAACCTATGACACCATCGGCGACCTGCTGTCGCGCAAGGGCGTCAGCTGGGCGTGGTATGGCGGCGGCTGGCAAGCGGCGCTCGACCACAAGGGCGGCGGCAGCAAACCGAACTTCCAGTTCCACCACCAGCCGCTGAACTACTTCAAGCAGTTCGCCCCAGGCACGGCCGCGCGCGCCGAACACCTGCGCGACGGCGGCACGGGCGACAGCCCCATCTCGAACAAATTCCTCGCCGCCGCCGTGGCGGGCAAGCTGCCGGCCGTGACCTTCTACAAGCCGCAGGGCAATCTGAACCTGCACGCCGGGTACTCGGATATCGAGTCGGGCGACCAGCACGTGGCCAACGTCATCCAGCATCTGAAGGAATCGCCGCAGTGGAAAGACATGATCGTGGTGATCACGTTCGATGAAAACGGCGGCTGGTGGGATCACGTGGCGCCGCCAAAAGGCGACCGCTGGGGTCCGGGCACGCGCATTCCCGCCATCGTCATCTCGCCGTACGCGAAGAAAGGCGCCGTCGACCACAGTTTTTATGACACGACGTCGATCCTGCGCCTGATCACGCGTCTGCACGACCTGCCGCTGCTCGAAGGCCTGAAAGTGCGCAATGACGCCTTTGCGTCACGCGGCGCGCTGCCGCCGGGCGACCTGACGGGCGCCCTCAGCTTCCGCTAA
- a CDS encoding MFS transporter yields MHTTTTAPALAKSVPAAPSLHSSQQQSGLAMHILGAVAFVHLLNDLIQALLPSIYPMLKAEFSLSFTQVGLITLTFQCTASLLQPWIGLYTDRRPLPFLLPVGMCFTLAGVLMLSVVSTFPTLLIAAGLIGVGSSTFHPEASRVARMASGGRYGFAQSLFQVGGNIGSALGPLLAAAVIVNRGHGNVAWFSLLAALAIGVLYKVSHWYSGHLASFKPKTGGLGPNLSRNKVIGALGVLALLVFSKYIYMASLSSYYTFYLIDKFHLSLSDAQLYLFLFLAAVAAGTFMGGPIGDRIGRKRVIWISILGAAPFTLLLPYVDLFWTAVLTVIIGFVISSAFSAIVVFAQELVPGKVGMIAGIFFGLMFGVSGIAAAAMGHLADVAGIAYVYKICSYLPLLGMLTVLLPHIEQAKK; encoded by the coding sequence ATGCACACAACCACAACTGCCCCAGCATTGGCCAAGTCCGTGCCGGCGGCTCCTTCGCTTCATAGTTCCCAACAACAATCCGGTCTGGCCATGCACATCCTGGGCGCCGTCGCCTTCGTGCATTTGCTCAATGACTTGATCCAGGCATTATTGCCGTCGATTTATCCGATGCTGAAAGCCGAGTTTTCACTCAGTTTTACCCAGGTCGGCCTCATTACCCTGACGTTCCAGTGCACGGCCTCGCTGCTGCAGCCCTGGATCGGCTTGTACACGGACCGCCGTCCGCTGCCATTCCTGCTGCCCGTCGGCATGTGCTTTACCCTGGCCGGCGTGCTGATGCTGTCCGTCGTCTCGACCTTCCCGACTCTGCTGATCGCCGCTGGCCTGATCGGCGTCGGCTCGTCGACCTTCCACCCGGAAGCGTCGCGCGTGGCGCGCATGGCCTCGGGCGGACGCTACGGCTTTGCCCAGTCGCTGTTCCAGGTGGGCGGCAACATCGGTTCCGCGCTGGGGCCGCTGCTGGCGGCCGCCGTCATCGTCAATCGTGGCCACGGCAATGTCGCCTGGTTCAGTTTGCTGGCCGCGCTGGCCATCGGCGTGCTGTACAAGGTCAGCCACTGGTACAGCGGCCACCTGGCCAGCTTCAAGCCGAAGACGGGCGGCCTTGGACCGAACTTGTCGCGCAACAAGGTGATTGGCGCGCTGGGCGTGCTGGCCCTACTGGTGTTTTCGAAGTACATCTACATGGCCAGCCTGTCGAGCTATTACACGTTTTACCTGATCGACAAATTCCACTTGTCGCTCAGCGATGCCCAGCTGTATTTGTTCCTGTTCCTCGCCGCCGTGGCGGCCGGCACCTTCATGGGCGGCCCCATCGGCGACCGCATCGGCCGCAAGCGCGTGATCTGGATTTCCATCCTGGGTGCGGCGCCGTTTACCCTGCTGCTGCCCTACGTCGACCTGTTCTGGACGGCCGTGCTGACGGTGATCATCGGCTTCGTGATTTCGTCCGCCTTTTCCGCCATCGTCGTCTTCGCGCAGGAACTGGTGCCGGGCAAGGTGGGCATGATCGCGGGGATTTTCTTTGGCCTGATGTTCGGCGTGTCCGGCATCGCGGCCGCCGCCATGGGCCACCTGGCCGACGTGGCAGGCATCGCCTATGTGTACAAAATCTGCTCCTACCTGCCGCTGCTGGGCATGTTGACGGTACTGCTGCCGCATATCGAGCAGGCGAAAAAGTAG
- a CDS encoding GNAT family N-acetyltransferase, with product MHAPLHISSERGDLDVPMIHRYLSEQSYWKRGVAIETVCKGIANALCFGGYVDGQQVAFARVITDYTDFAYLRDVFVLPPYQGRGYGKQMVAAVLGDERLRQVAWMLGTDDAHGLYAGFGFAPLEAPHKYMRRPAP from the coding sequence ATGCACGCGCCACTACACATTTCCAGCGAGCGCGGCGACCTGGACGTGCCCATGATCCACCGCTACCTGAGCGAGCAGTCGTACTGGAAGCGCGGCGTGGCGATTGAAACCGTGTGCAAGGGGATCGCCAACGCCCTGTGCTTCGGCGGCTACGTGGACGGCCAGCAAGTGGCGTTCGCCAGGGTCATCACCGACTACACGGATTTTGCCTACCTGCGCGACGTGTTCGTGCTGCCGCCATACCAGGGGCGGGGCTATGGCAAGCAGATGGTGGCCGCCGTGCTCGGCGACGAGCGCTTGCGCCAGGTCGCCTGGATGCTGGGGACCGATGATGCGCATGGCCTGTATGCGGGCTTTGGTTTTGCGCCACTGGAGGCGCCGCACAAATACATGCGCCGCCCCGCGCCATAA
- the dbpA gene encoding ATP-dependent RNA helicase DbpA: MNTTTATTTSFSSLPLTPAFLANLDSLGYHEMTTIQAQSLPAVLDGRDLIAQAKTGSGKTAAFGIGILHKLNPTWFAVQGLVLCPTRELADQVANELRRLARAAGNIKILTLTGGAPMRPQIASLEHGAHIVVGTPGRLRDHLGRGTINLNHVQTLVLDEADRMTDMGFYEEIAGIVSACPARRQTLLFSATYPEDIRRATASFLVNPLEVTVEAQHDNDKIEQRFYEIGFDERNGAVGKLLKHFKPESTLAFCNTKVHCRELAEELRQQGFSALALYGELEQRERDEILVLFANRSCSVLVATDVAARGLDISDLGAVINVDVSKDTEVHIHRIGRTGRGSKKGLALSLCAPNEKKWVKLIEQYQNSAAEWHDLKELAEDDGMEALPAPMVTLCIMGGKKDKLRPGDLLGALTGDAGLTKEQVGKINVFEFMTYVALDRKVAEAAFKRLNAGNTLGRDFGNIKGRSFKMRFIEA; encoded by the coding sequence ATGAACACCACCACTGCCACTACCACTTCTTTTTCCAGCCTGCCGCTGACGCCCGCCTTTTTGGCCAATCTGGACTCGCTCGGCTACCACGAGATGACCACCATCCAGGCGCAAAGCCTGCCGGCGGTGCTCGATGGCCGCGACCTGATCGCCCAGGCGAAAACGGGCAGCGGCAAGACCGCCGCCTTCGGCATCGGCATTCTGCACAAGCTCAATCCGACCTGGTTTGCCGTGCAGGGACTGGTGCTGTGCCCCACGCGCGAACTGGCCGACCAGGTGGCCAATGAGCTGCGCCGCCTGGCCCGCGCGGCCGGCAACATCAAGATCCTGACCCTGACGGGCGGCGCGCCGATGCGCCCGCAAATCGCCTCCCTGGAACACGGCGCCCACATCGTCGTCGGCACGCCGGGCCGTTTGCGCGACCACCTGGGCCGCGGCACCATCAACCTCAATCACGTGCAAACCCTGGTGCTCGATGAAGCGGACCGCATGACGGACATGGGCTTTTACGAGGAAATCGCCGGCATCGTCAGCGCCTGCCCGGCACGCCGCCAGACCTTGCTGTTCTCGGCCACGTATCCGGAAGACATCCGCCGCGCCACGGCGTCGTTCCTCGTCAATCCGCTGGAAGTGACGGTCGAGGCGCAGCACGACAACGACAAGATCGAACAGCGCTTCTATGAAATCGGCTTCGACGAGCGCAATGGCGCCGTCGGCAAGCTGTTGAAACACTTCAAGCCGGAATCGACCCTGGCCTTCTGTAACACCAAGGTGCATTGCCGCGAACTGGCCGAAGAACTGCGCCAGCAAGGCTTTTCCGCACTGGCCCTGTACGGCGAACTGGAACAGCGCGAGCGCGATGAAATCCTCGTGCTGTTCGCCAACCGCAGCTGCTCCGTGCTGGTGGCCACCGACGTCGCCGCGCGCGGCCTCGATATTTCCGACCTGGGCGCCGTGATCAACGTCGACGTGTCGAAGGACACGGAAGTGCACATCCACCGCATCGGCCGCACGGGCCGCGGTAGCAAGAAGGGCCTGGCCCTGTCGCTGTGCGCGCCAAACGAGAAAAAATGGGTCAAGCTGATCGAGCAATACCAGAACAGCGCCGCCGAATGGCACGACCTGAAGGAACTGGCGGAAGATGACGGAATGGAGGCGCTGCCGGCGCCGATGGTCACCCTGTGCATCATGGGCGGCAAGAAGGACAAGCTGCGTCCGGGCGACTTGCTGGGCGCGCTGACGGGCGACGCGGGCCTCACCAAGGAGCAAGTGGGCAAGATCAACGTGTTCGAGTTCATGACCTACGTGGCGCTGGACCGCAAGGTGGCCGAGGCGGCATTCAAGCGCCTGAACGCGGGCAACACCTTGGGCCGCGACTTCGGCAACATCAAGGGCCGCAGCTTCAAGATGCGCTTTATCGAGGCGTAA